AAAATCAACAGACATATCAGTAAATTAAAAAGAATTAGAATATGAAGTTGTTCAAGTCAACACCTTTATAAATTACTAAGTGGTCAAAATGTGATACTGAGAGGTCAGCGCTTGTCTAATCACTTTACAACACCAGACCTAATTCCTAAAAATACTTTCCAATAAGACATTGACTTACCAAAAGTAGGGTCTAATTGAATGCATTTCTCACTATCCTCAAGAGCTCTCCTGAAATCGAGCAGTTTTGTCAAACATGCCGCCCGATTGCTGTACAATTTATGGTCGTTTGGGTTCCTCTTGATAGCCTCATCATAGTGCTTCATTGATTCTGGGTAATTGCCTAgtcaataaaacaaaacaatctgTTAAAACAGGTGAACAGCCAGCCAACAGCCACATTATTATATCCACATAACCTTCTATAAGTATAAACAAATAGTAATGCTTGAATGATGACCATCCTCGAGGGCCTAAATTCTTGGCAAGTGCCAACAACAAGAAATACTGGAAGTAAATTGTGAAATACCTTCACATTCTGGAGCAGACAGCATTATGATTATGGGTCATTAAAGAGAGCTTCACTTGACCTGAGATGATCTATGGAGCTTTTGCAGTCCAGTACTTCTCTTACGCTGATGATACGCCATGCATTCTGTCATGCATTGCCTCATAGATGGTAAATGCGATGTTGTACTGTAAAAATGATGCTATAATGTTCAGTACTAAAGTAATAACTCCTTGCAACACAATCACACACCTTGCTTGAAGAAATCGTTGCCCTTCTGCTTTGCTTCCTCTGCTTTTTCTGGATCGAGATAGGCCACTCGCTCCTGTTCTTTCACAATCTTCTTGATCTGCAATGAGTACACAAGTAAATAAAATGGAATTGGCAGAAATGATACTCTAAAAGCCAAATGCAAGATCCTTTTTTTACTAACTCATAACTTTTCTAAGGGTTGTAACATGTAAaaaaatttgcaaaatatgAATGCTTGGTTTAAATGCATTGGATGCAACATAATCAGAGTTTTGCATCACCAACCTGTTACTGATGGTGTGATTAGATTTTCTCTCTTATTGTACAAGAAAAGAGCTTTGAATTGACAGTCAGGCACACTGGCAGACATTTGCTCTTCTTACTTCTCACGATCATCTTGGAACTTAATAGTTAATCAGTTATAATACTTTTCGTATAACAATGATAACTAAGTGCCAATATCACAGATACATGAGAACACTTCAATAACAAACCTCAGTCACTTTTTTATTGATATCCGGATCTCGGTATTCTGATAAAGATTTGTTAAAATACTTCAGTGCCTCCTGATAATTCTTCTGCTTGTTGTATGCATTTCCCATTCTTGCAAATGCCCTGAAATAGTGGAGACAATTGTTAAAGTATGACAATGAACCAGGACTACATTTCATAATTAGTAACCAATTTCTCAGCAAGACAACAGGGAAGTTCGGGTCATCATGGACATCATTCCTATAGATTTTTATACTAGATTTTACACCCTGATTATTTTTTCTCAAAGTTTTCGAGGAATGAGCTTATCTGAAACCATACCATGAAAAAATGCCATGAgcaggtgtacatgtacagtacagaTAAGATCTTGTTGCACACTTAAGAACAAAATAATATCCAACATGCAACTTACTTAGCTATCACTTTGTAGTCGGCCCTATTTTCCCTGCCGACCTCAATTGCCTTTTCACACACTTTGACACACTCGTCATATTCATGCTTCTCAAAATACACAGCTGGAAAGATAACAGAACAAATTTTCGAACTGCAGAACGAGTTGAGAAGTCGAAGGACTATTTCCTGTTTGAGCCGTTTAACATGGTGCAAAAGACAAATGCCTCCCTTTCGCTTATGCACTGGGGGTAATGCCTTTATGCAGAAAATGCATATCACAAACATTCCAAAGTGTTGGGCTTCTGCCCTACCCAGGGAAAGTATATCTGACCCATcagcttttaaaacattttcataaCTGAAGTACACTTTTTGCCAGATGTTCTCACCTGCTTTATTAGTATAGAATGCTACATTGGTAGGATCCAGCTCAATAGCTTTCCCATAGTGATCAAGAGCTTGGTCAAACTCCTTGGCCCTGTAGGCAGCATTacccttttctttctcttcaagTGCCTGTGGTAAAAAGATGTAGAACTAGATCCTAAGTTTGTAAAGAAGATGTCAATAAAAGATCTGAAATAGTGATCTAATAAAGAGTTCATCTATCTGACTGGTCTGAAATAAAAACACAAGATGGGTCACTTATCAGCAAAACTGTAAGGAACCATATTGAATAATCAGGGTCAAAACTTATTTAAACCCAAGATTGGTCAAAACAGGAGAAAAGAAAACTGCTGATACCCTGACATCAGTCACTGAAAAGAAATTATCTGTAGCAAAATATGAGGCCAGTGGCTGAAAACTGCAATATTCAATAATACATGccacataaaaacatgaaacataAATAGTACTTCAGTAAAAAGTAAAAAGCATGCCACAAAGAATGCGAATTTTGTCACTTCTTCTCCTAACTTACAAGGTCAATTCCAAATACTCACATTTGATGCCCCCTAACCATGCCAACCCAATCACAACCAGCACTCCTGACAATATTGAAAACATGCACAAAACAACACACAAGTAGCAGGAAATGCATATAAGCATATAAGTTATTCATAGAAACTGTGAAAATGGGCTAGAGAAATTCTTTGCTGAAAATGCCATCACCTGTGCATTTTCAGCCGCTGGGGCCTTCGGCTTTGGTGAACTTTCGGCAGTTCCTTCAGTAGGTTTTGTGGGGCCATCCTTTTTCACTTGCGATGCCTTGGAGGCGGtcttctttgtttgacttgacgCAGTTCCATTGGACAAACCACTGTCATCTCCATTTTCCGAAACTTCAAATCCCAGAAGAGCGCCCAGGGTTTCCAGAATCCTAGGATCACCAAGTTTTCTGAAATGTAGACGTCAGAATCAATAGTCTCAAACCACTAGTGTAAAAAATCCATTCACAGGAGCAAAAACTAAAATTATATTGGTTTTGCCGCAAATCCTAtaaaagttggtacatgtacatgtatctatttcaaaatcaaaCCTACCCTGTATCTGTAGGATTTGCCTTGAGGGCTTCTATCAGTGAGCGATAGTCAGGTTCTTTCATCCATTCTGAAGTTTTTGGGTGGTTCTCCAGCTTTTCAATCAATTGTGGATCTTTAAATGGGTTGTCAAACTCTGAACTGCCAGCTGGACCTGGTGAAAAAATAAAGAATGTACTGTCGCGAATTGAAAGGGAGCAAGACTGGGTCTGCTTTTCTGCATGTGATTCTTTGGTCCAcatttgttgggggggggggggaatactTACAGCAGTCAGTCCAACTAGGCACATTCTGAAATCAGTCAAAAATGCATGGATCACTGGAGCAATCCACAACTCCCCATTCTCATTTCTGCCTCACGCACTATCAACTGcactacatctacatgtactagcaAAGCATCCTTATGCACACCATCAACAGCGAAGCAAGACAGATATAATCCCAGGGAAAACTCAGTACTAGTCCGCTTCAAGATATTTCATGTCAATGCTCATGTCAAATGCTATGGACACTCAATCAACTGCCAGTGTGCAACCCAATTAGATTTTGGATAGCTAGTGGAATTCGGTTTGATTTCATGAGTGAATGACTGGGAACTGATATCTCCCTGGACAGACAAAAGCTCTATCACACTACAATATTACGTTAAAAACACTCACCAGTCAATTTAGACTCAGACTCCTTCACTCCGTCCATCATCTGTTTATTTCCTGGATCAAGTTTTAGACCCTCATCGTACACCAACTTGGCTTCTTCATACCTTTTCAAGTATTGCAGAGCAGTGCCTTGACGGGAATAACCCTAAAAGGAAGAAAAGTGAGCCATGAATTGACAGCACCATTTGAGAACAAGCAGGGAACAACTGTACTTCATATTCAAAAATGATTTATGATTTAAATGCCACGAGAGGTACAAGTGTATAATGAGAACACGACATTACAGCTATAAAAAAACCTTCACATTTTATGAGAGTACAATATCTGCCTTTGAAAAATTGTGCTATCATATGCAgggttttgttttctttcttgttGTGACTGATGTCCTGTTGTCAACTGCTACCTAATACAGTCAATGCTAGCTTGTGATCTTAAAAATGTGCAGGTTGATAAAGAAAACAGCTTTTTGATAAGCCTGAACAGTCTTTTGGGACAAGACTTTGAAATCTAGAAGAAAGACAACTCACCTTTGGCCAATCTGGCTTCAAACTGACAACTTTCTCTGCATCTTTGAGGGCATCCACATACTTTCCTACATTACAGTAGGCTGCAGACCTGTTACTGTACAAGATATGATTGGACTCATCCAATTTTATACCTTGGCTATAACATTCTATAGCGTCAGAATAGTTCTCTGCCTTCAGAAAAGCATTTCCCTTATCCTTCAGTACAACCGCCTACAAATAAGAAGTTAGTCGGATACAAGGGTCATGGCAATTATGTTTCAACTATAATTACGGTAGATCTTCACCTTTGCATACTGAAGCAATTAAGCATTGTTAACCAAATAAGACAGTACTTGTGTGAATTTAAAAACATTCATTCACACTTTCAAAACCACAATACAAACATACATGTCAGACAAAAGGGAACATTTATTTCACTTCAGACCAGATTGACACTTTGAAATAGTTTGGCTTTAGGCCAATCTGACCAATTGTGTGCAAGCAAAGTCTGCCTCATCCCGTCCGAGCAAAAACTGTTTGCCAAACCAGAGTGAgtgtcattttcaattcatctCACATGTATCAATCATGCATAGATTCAGAATCAGATTGGTCTGTCACATGTGATGCTTGATCTTGCACACTCAACACCCATCAATGGACATCCTCCATCCATCCACGTCACCCATACCATGGCATAGCAAAAGCATAGAATTTAGGAATGATAATCAGCACGACCATTCTTCTTTGAACAGCAAGGTGCCGACCAAAAATTGAGAGAATTTAGTTCCTCCATCAACCAATAGGTGTACAGTACTGTTAGTGTTTGATCACGAATAAAATGTAGGCTAGTTTCACTTTGTCTGCAGACAGTTTCGCCTTCACTACACCAAAAACCGGTACTTGTTGTGAAGCAAAATACATCATGTATAGTCGAAAAAAGGCAGTAGCACTCATATAAACGTGGGGGACACGTGGGAAGAAGTGACAAAATTCGCCATGCATGCGTCATGCGATTTCTCTCGCACGGCATATCCGGCCGCCGACAACATGCAATCTTATACAGAAGATGAGAACAAAACACATACAGAATAAGTTAAATTTTATGCCTAGATATTACTTTACTAGAATAAACCACATAGAAAGCAAAATATCGTCCAACGAGATGTTTACAGGCAAATGTCTATGACAAAGTTCATACCCTCTGCTTGTTGTCCGCCATGCTGGAATTTTCTAGAGTTCCTGAAGACGCGAATGCCATCTATCGAGAATCTTTGGTATGTCGGGATGTCTCCTAGCTGAGTTTACAGTAC
Above is a window of Lineus longissimus chromosome 3, tnLinLong1.2, whole genome shotgun sequence DNA encoding:
- the LOC135484328 gene encoding stress-induced-phosphoprotein 1-like isoform X2, with the translated sequence MADNKQRAVVLKDKGNAFLKAENYSDAIECYSQGIKLDESNHILYSNRSAAYCNVGKYVDALKDAEKVVSLKPDWPKGYSRQGTALQYLKRYEEAKLVYDEGLKLDPGNKQMMDGVKESESKLTGPAGSSEFDNPFKDPQLIEKLENHPKTSEWMKEPDYRSLIEALKANPTDTGKLGDPRILETLGALLGFEVSENGDDSGLSNGTASSQTKKTASKASQVKKDGPTKPTEGTAESSPKPKAPAAENAQALEEKEKGNAAYRAKEFDQALDHYGKAIELDPTNVAFYTNKAAVYFEKHEYDECVKVCEKAIEVGRENRADYKVIAKAFARMGNAYNKQKNYQEALKYFNKSLSEYRDPDINKKVTEIKKIVKEQERVAYLDPEKAEEAKQKGNDFFKQGNYPESMKHYDEAIKRNPNDHKLYSNRAACLTKLLDFRRALEDSEKCIQLDPTFVKGYLRKGTSLQGMGQYIKAISAFEEAKKLDPNVSEEAFAGISKCRELHRSQPRDQKVSEQGLNDPEIQEILSDPGMQFILQQMQQNPMSVRDHLKNPDISAKFQKLVDAGFVDVR
- the LOC135484328 gene encoding stress-induced-phosphoprotein 1-like isoform X1; this encodes MADNKQRAVVLKDKGNAFLKAENYSDAIECYSQGIKLDESNHILYSNRSAAYCNVGKYVDALKDAEKVVSLKPDWPKGYSRQGTALQYLKRYEEAKLVYDEGLKLDPGNKQMMDGVKESESKLTGPAGSSEFDNPFKDPQLIEKLENHPKTSEWMKEPDYRSLIEALKANPTDTGKLGDPRILETLGALLGFEVSENGDDSGLSNGTASSQTKKTASKASQVKKDGPTKPTEGTAESSPKPKAPAAENAQALEEKEKGNAAYRAKEFDQALDHYGKAIELDPTNVAFYTNKAAVYFEKHEYDECVKVCEKAIEVGRENRADYKVIAKAFARMGNAYNKQKNYQEALKYFNKSLSEYRDPDINKKVTEIKKIVKEQERVAYLDPEKAEEAKQKGNDFFKQGNYPESMKHYDEAIKRNPNDHKLYSNRAACLTKLLDFRRALEDSEKCIQLDPTFVKGYLRKGTSLQGMGQYIKAISAFEEAKKLDPNVSEEAFAGISKCRELHRSQPRDQKVSEQGLNDPEIQEILSDPGMQFILQQMQQNPMSVRDHLKNPDISAKFQKLVDAGFVDIRHK